A window of the Thermodesulfobacteriota bacterium genome harbors these coding sequences:
- a CDS encoding YggT family protein has product MFVLSNLLVALARILDFGLSAYMWLIIARAILSWVSPDPYNPIVQFLYGVTEPVLGRIRRLLPLTAGGIDFSPIILIMAIIFLQSFLVPTLHQMASSLG; this is encoded by the coding sequence ATGTTCGTGTTGAGCAATCTTCTGGTCGCTCTGGCCAGGATCCTGGATTTCGGCCTGTCCGCCTACATGTGGCTGATCATCGCCCGGGCTATCCTCTCCTGGGTAAGCCCCGACCCGTACAACCCCATTGTCCAGTTCCTCTACGGGGTCACCGAGCCGGTCCTGGGCCGCATCCGGCGCCTTTTGCCCCTGACTGCCGGCGGCATCGACTTTTCGCCCATCATTCTCATCATGGCCATCATCTTCCTGCAAAGCTTTCTGGTGCCGACCC